A stretch of Deltaproteobacteria bacterium DNA encodes these proteins:
- a CDS encoding helix-turn-helix transcriptional regulator produces the protein MQPVPYIPPACVYTAFMPAGRPAKHTRSAFGDRLAHARHVAGLTQEQLARTLGITQRVLSHWERAPVALRADQLMALANALNVSADFLLGREPATPRTSGPAGKARRAFEQVSQLPRHQQQKIIEVVEALVAQQTAR, from the coding sequence ATGCAACCCGTCCCGTATATTCCTCCGGCATGTGTGTATACTGCCTTCATGCCTGCAGGACGTCCCGCAAAACACACCCGCTCCGCCTTTGGCGATCGGCTCGCCCATGCCCGTCACGTGGCGGGGCTCACCCAAGAACAACTCGCGCGTACGCTCGGCATTACCCAACGCGTCTTAAGCCATTGGGAACGGGCACCCGTTGCACTGCGCGCCGATCAATTGATGGCGTTGGCCAATGCGTTGAATGTCTCAGCGGACTTTCTCTTAGGCCGGGAGCCCGCAACTCCTCGGACGTCTGGCCCAGCGGGGAAAGCACGACGGGCGTTTGAGCAAGTCTCGCAGCTCCCCCGCCATCAACAGCAGAAGATTATTGAAGTGGTCGAAGCACTCGTGGCGCAACAAACAGCGCGGTAA
- a CDS encoding RHS repeat-associated core domain-containing protein — MLSGFSAVGDLVLASTDGSEVYIFSPQGRHLRTVNTLTNSVVHSFGYDSSGKLTTVTDANTNVTTIARDANGTVTGITGPYGQSNSITLDANGYLASITNPNGETTSFSYTADGLLTSATPPGKPASNFQYDSKGRLTQTSDPAGGGETLTRTNLATGYQVNSTTTGGQSSTYKVEFLSDGQQKRTNTMPDGTIETTQIRTDGSQLVTQSDGITQNVGITGDPRFGLQSPMPTSLAVNTPGGKNGTLTNARTVNLSDPNNPLSLTSQTDTVGFNGRTATRTYNATTRTSTETSPAGRIRTTTVDSQGRVSQQQQGTLAPTAFSYDARGRLASRSQGGRSTSLTYDTLGRPQTITDSASRTVQFQYDAAGRVTQQTLPDNRVITYSYDGNGNVTSITPPGRPAHSFTYTLVDLEKDYLAPAISGGGTNTTTYTYNADRQVTGITRPDGQQITLSYAGGKLVNQTFPTGAVAYGYNAQGNLSSASFSGGGSVNYTYDGSLLLSSTWSEPVAGSVTWTYDNNYRKTSQSVNGGNTINFTYDNDDLLTGAGAMTLTRDAQNGLLSGTTLGTTTDAMTYNSLGEVATSTSSISGSPILSQTYTRDSLGRISTKTETIQGTTTTYGYTYDTAGRLTEVKQNGLTVATYAYDQNSNRTSKTGTTGTQTGTYDDQDRLLSYNGASYSYTANGELSSKTVGSAVTSYSYDALGNLRNVTLPTGAQLGYVIDGENRRIGKMVNGSLVQGFLYENQLEPIAELDGSGNLVSRFVYCGCGAGNIPQYMVKNGVTYRILSDHLGSPRLVIDSTAGAILQRMDYDEFGNVILDTNPGFQPFGFAGGIYDRDTGLVRHGARDYDPETGRWTAKDPLRFDAEDINLYGYVLQDPVNLIDTNGMGHGGGPWHPPAFVKTSCKESDLCPIIKAKMWILDRMIRSHQGWDWTLPSPRGGNRHADEDIPALWKQYANCEWLCLKKCNNNSGPNSSQVMNRILPLVALGFATLGTMFGVAALTRR; from the coding sequence GTGCTGTCTGGGTTCAGTGCCGTCGGTGACCTTGTCCTCGCTTCCACAGACGGCAGTGAGGTGTATATCTTCAGTCCGCAAGGCCGCCATCTGCGCACGGTGAACACCCTCACCAACAGTGTGGTGCATAGCTTTGGCTATGACAGCAGCGGCAAACTCACTACCGTGACCGACGCCAATACCAACGTCACCACCATCGCCCGTGATGCGAACGGCACGGTCACGGGGATTACGGGACCGTATGGCCAGAGCAACAGCATCACGCTGGATGCTAATGGCTATTTGGCCAGTATCACCAATCCCAACGGCGAGACGACGAGCTTTAGCTACACGGCGGATGGCTTACTGACCAGTGCGACCCCACCAGGGAAACCCGCCTCGAACTTCCAATATGACAGCAAAGGTCGTCTCACCCAGACCAGTGATCCGGCTGGCGGTGGCGAGACGCTGACGCGGACCAACCTCGCTACTGGCTATCAAGTCAACAGCACAACCACAGGCGGCCAGTCGAGTACCTACAAAGTCGAGTTCTTGTCCGATGGCCAACAAAAGCGGACCAACACCATGCCCGATGGGACGATCGAGACCACACAGATTCGTACCGATGGCAGTCAATTGGTGACCCAGTCGGATGGTATCACGCAGAACGTTGGTATTACTGGTGATCCACGCTTTGGTTTGCAGTCACCAATGCCGACCTCCTTGGCGGTCAATACGCCAGGTGGGAAGAACGGAACCCTGACCAATGCACGCACCGTGAATCTCAGCGATCCCAACAATCCACTGAGTCTCACCAGTCAAACGGATACCGTTGGCTTCAATGGCCGCACTGCGACCCGGACGTATAATGCCACGACGCGGACCAGTACCGAGACCTCACCGGCAGGGCGGATACGGACCACGACCGTGGACAGCCAAGGCCGTGTGAGTCAACAACAACAAGGTACCCTTGCGCCGACGGCATTCAGCTATGATGCACGGGGGCGCTTGGCCTCACGCAGTCAAGGCGGGCGCAGTACCAGTCTGACCTATGACACGCTGGGTCGTCCGCAGACGATTACCGATAGTGCCAGTCGCACCGTGCAGTTCCAGTACGATGCGGCAGGCCGCGTGACCCAGCAGACCTTGCCGGATAACCGCGTGATTACCTACAGCTATGACGGCAATGGCAATGTCACCTCGATTACGCCACCTGGGCGACCCGCGCATAGCTTTACTTATACGCTCGTCGACTTAGAGAAGGATTATCTGGCGCCAGCGATCAGCGGTGGTGGCACTAACACAACCACGTACACGTATAACGCTGACAGACAGGTCACGGGCATCACGCGGCCTGATGGCCAACAGATCACGCTCAGTTATGCAGGCGGCAAGCTGGTTAATCAGACGTTCCCCACCGGCGCTGTTGCCTACGGCTACAATGCCCAAGGGAATCTGAGTTCCGCGAGCTTCTCCGGTGGCGGCAGTGTGAACTACACCTACGATGGCAGTCTCTTATTGAGCAGTACCTGGAGTGAACCCGTCGCTGGGAGTGTTACCTGGACGTATGACAACAACTACCGCAAGACCAGTCAGAGTGTGAATGGTGGCAATACCATCAACTTCACCTATGACAACGATGATCTGCTCACTGGCGCAGGTGCGATGACGCTGACCCGTGATGCGCAGAATGGCTTGCTCAGTGGCACCACGCTCGGCACGACCACGGATGCCATGACCTACAACAGCCTGGGCGAAGTGGCGACCTCCACGAGTAGTATCAGCGGCAGTCCGATCCTCAGCCAGACCTACACCCGTGACAGCCTGGGCCGGATCAGTACGAAAACGGAAACGATCCAGGGCACGACCACGACCTATGGCTATACCTACGACACGGCGGGCCGATTAACCGAAGTGAAACAGAATGGACTCACCGTGGCCACATACGCGTATGACCAGAATTCCAACCGCACGAGTAAGACCGGGACCACGGGGACACAGACCGGCACGTATGACGATCAAGACCGCTTGCTGTCATACAACGGCGCCAGTTACAGCTATACCGCTAACGGGGAGTTGAGTAGTAAGACGGTGGGCAGTGCGGTCACCAGCTACAGTTACGATGCGCTCGGGAACTTGCGCAATGTGACCTTACCGACTGGTGCACAACTCGGCTACGTGATCGACGGTGAGAACAGGCGCATCGGCAAGATGGTGAATGGGAGTCTTGTCCAAGGCTTCTTGTACGAGAATCAGTTGGAGCCCATCGCCGAGCTCGATGGCAGTGGCAATCTCGTCAGCCGGTTTGTGTATTGTGGCTGTGGGGCCGGGAACATTCCCCAGTACATGGTGAAAAACGGCGTGACCTATCGGATCCTCAGTGACCATCTCGGCAGCCCACGCTTGGTCATCGACAGCACAGCTGGCGCCATCCTGCAGCGGATGGATTACGATGAGTTCGGGAATGTGATCCTGGATACCAATCCCGGCTTTCAGCCCTTCGGCTTCGCGGGCGGGATTTACGATCGCGATACCGGCCTCGTCCGACATGGCGCGCGGGATTATGATCCTGAGACCGGGAGGTGGACGGCGAAGGACCCTCTACGATTCGATGCTGAAGACATCAATCTATACGGCTACGTGCTCCAAGATCCGGTCAATCTGATCGATACGAATGGAATGGGTCATGGTGGTGGCCCATGGCACCCGCCAGCTTTCGTGAAAACGAGCTGCAAGGAGAGCGATTTGTGTCCTATCATAAAGGCAAAGATGTGGATTCTTGACCGGATGATTAGATCTCATCAGGGATGGGATTGGACGCTGCCCTCACCACGTGGAGGAAACAGACATGCGGATGAAGATATCCCTGCCCTATGGAAACAGTACGCCAATTGTGAATGGCTTTGCCTCAAGAAGTGTAACAACAATTCCGGACCGAACTCTTCTCAGGTAATGAATCGGATACTGCCTCTTGTTGCTCTGGGCTTCGCTACTCTGGGGACAATGTTTGGCGTTGCGGCTTTGACTCGTCGTTAA
- a CDS encoding IS21 family transposase → MRKIREILRLKWEHDCSVRQIAESCQVARPTVTEYLERATAAGLSWPLPPELDESALERVLFPPRAQPVTSPRAVPDWATVHRELQRKSVTLLLLWQEYKTQHPTGYSYTWFCTRYHAWAKHLDVVMRHEHRAGEKVFIDYAGETVPVQDPRTGEIRQAQIFVAALGASSYTYIEATWTQSLPDWIGSHVRMFAYFGGCPEILVPDNIRSGVTAAHRYEPDLNPTYHELATHYGVAVMPARSRKPRDKAKVESAVQLAERWILAQLRHCTFLSLAELNAAIDNALTVLNHREFQKLPGSRHSRFLTVDHPALRPLPLLPYEYAEWKKATVHIDYHVEVDHHYYSVPYTLVGQRVDVRLTTNCVECFHKSQRVSSHRRSSLPGQHTTVTEHMPQAHQAYAEWTPERLVRWAQQSRPATAQLVTAILISRAHPLQGFRSCLGIMRLGKSHGDERLEAACARALALQAHSYKSVASILRHGLDQQPLSPDRVSPPSIRHPNIRGPHYYH, encoded by the coding sequence ATGCGCAAGATTCGTGAGATTTTACGCTTAAAATGGGAACACGACTGCAGTGTCCGTCAGATTGCCGAGAGTTGTCAGGTGGCGCGGCCCACCGTGACCGAATATCTGGAACGGGCCACCGCGGCAGGCTTATCGTGGCCGTTACCGCCAGAGTTGGATGAAAGTGCCCTCGAACGGGTACTCTTTCCCCCGCGTGCTCAACCCGTCACGTCCCCGCGCGCCGTGCCGGACTGGGCCACGGTGCACCGGGAGTTGCAACGCAAGAGTGTGACCCTCTTGCTGTTATGGCAAGAGTATAAAACCCAGCATCCCACCGGCTATAGCTACACCTGGTTTTGCACCCGCTATCACGCGTGGGCCAAGCATCTTGATGTGGTGATGCGCCATGAGCATCGCGCGGGTGAGAAAGTGTTTATCGATTATGCCGGGGAAACCGTGCCCGTCCAAGATCCCCGCACAGGGGAGATTCGGCAGGCGCAGATCTTTGTGGCGGCCTTGGGGGCGAGTTCCTACACTTATATTGAGGCGACGTGGACACAGAGTTTGCCCGATTGGATTGGCTCGCACGTCCGCATGTTCGCGTACTTTGGTGGGTGTCCCGAAATTCTCGTCCCCGATAATATTCGGAGCGGTGTCACGGCCGCGCATCGCTATGAGCCCGATCTCAATCCCACCTATCACGAGTTGGCCACGCATTATGGGGTAGCGGTCATGCCTGCGCGCAGTCGCAAACCCCGCGATAAAGCCAAAGTGGAAAGTGCCGTGCAACTGGCCGAGCGCTGGATTCTGGCGCAACTCCGACATTGCACCTTCTTGAGTTTAGCGGAACTCAATGCGGCCATTGATAACGCCCTGACGGTGCTCAATCACCGGGAGTTCCAAAAGCTTCCTGGCTCGCGGCACAGTCGGTTTCTGACGGTGGACCACCCGGCGTTACGGCCCTTACCGCTGTTGCCCTATGAATATGCGGAATGGAAGAAAGCCACCGTCCACATCGATTACCATGTCGAAGTCGATCACCACTATTACTCCGTGCCCTATACCTTGGTGGGCCAACGGGTCGACGTGCGGCTCACCACCAATTGTGTGGAGTGCTTCCATAAGAGCCAGCGGGTCAGTAGTCATCGCCGCTCCTCCCTGCCGGGCCAGCATACAACCGTCACGGAGCATATGCCGCAGGCCCATCAAGCGTATGCGGAGTGGACGCCTGAGCGGCTCGTGCGCTGGGCGCAACAAAGTAGGCCAGCCACGGCACAACTGGTGACGGCGATTCTGATCTCCCGCGCCCATCCGCTGCAAGGCTTTCGCTCGTGCTTAGGGATTATGCGGTTAGGCAAAAGCCATGGCGATGAGCGGCTGGAAGCGGCCTGTGCGCG
- a CDS encoding toprim domain-containing protein — translation MWNLAAFTHSAELILCEAAFDALTFWVHGFHHVTFSYGVEGFTPDHLTALQHHNIQTLFIAYDADTAGDRAAEKLAAQLMLRGIACLRVQFPTGMDANEYALKTPPAAESLGKLLANAVPMGVASRVVSPQLSVLSIEQQIREPAETVSPPEARSAQAAALSSSVQAPSPQSLAPVVAEVRAEEVVLTIGDRRYRIRGLQKNTSYERLHVNLLVAKGDAFFVDTLDLYAAKARAWYLKQAASELSVSVDVLKHDLGPVLLQLEALHDQHIRQTLEPKIKEVTLSDAEQTAALELLTDPHLLDRILTDFQRCGVVGEETNKLVGYLAAVSRLLDKPLAVLVQSSSAAGKTALMDAVLTVMPDEAVVKYSALTGQALFYLGEGDLRHKILALVEEEGAQRAAYALKLLQSEGELTIASTTKDPQTGDLKTKPYTVQGPVMLFLTTTAAELNDELQNRCLTLTVNEDREQTRAIHRQQREQYTLDGVFASETRQAIRALHQHAQRLLQPLRVVNCVFHSRSATDFTRILPPISLQVCH, via the coding sequence GTGTGGAATCTGGCGGCCTTCACTCACAGCGCAGAACTGATTCTCTGCGAAGCCGCGTTCGATGCGCTGACGTTCTGGGTGCACGGCTTTCACCATGTCACGTTCAGTTACGGCGTCGAGGGCTTTACGCCTGATCATCTCACGGCGTTGCAGCACCACAACATCCAGACACTCTTTATTGCCTACGATGCGGATACTGCCGGTGACCGTGCGGCAGAGAAGCTTGCAGCCCAACTGATGCTACGGGGCATTGCGTGTTTGCGCGTGCAGTTTCCCACGGGCATGGACGCCAATGAATACGCACTGAAGACGCCGCCTGCAGCAGAGAGTCTGGGCAAGCTCTTGGCGAATGCGGTGCCGATGGGAGTCGCTTCGCGCGTGGTCAGTCCTCAGTTGTCAGTGCTCAGTATCGAACAGCAGATAAGAGAACCAGCAGAGACAGTCTCACCCCCAGAAGCACGGTCAGCACAAGCAGCGGCTCTGTCTTCATCTGTGCAAGCCCCAAGCCCCCAGTCCCTAGCCCCAGTGGTGGCGGAGGTACGGGCGGAGGAAGTGGTTCTCACCATAGGTGACAGACGGTACCGCATTCGTGGCCTGCAGAAGAACACGAGCTATGAGCGGTTGCACGTCAATCTGTTGGTGGCCAAAGGGGACGCCTTCTTTGTCGATACGCTTGATCTCTACGCTGCCAAAGCGCGGGCGTGGTATCTCAAGCAAGCCGCCAGCGAGCTGAGTGTGTCCGTCGATGTCCTCAAGCACGATCTGGGACCGGTCTTGTTGCAGCTCGAAGCACTCCACGATCAGCACATCCGCCAGACCTTGGAGCCGAAGATCAAGGAAGTGACGCTCAGTGATGCCGAACAGACAGCCGCCTTAGAACTGTTGACTGATCCGCACTTACTCGACCGCATTCTCACGGACTTCCAGCGCTGCGGCGTAGTCGGCGAAGAGACCAATAAGCTGGTGGGCTATCTCGCCGCCGTCTCGCGCTTGCTCGATAAGCCACTGGCCGTGCTGGTGCAAAGCTCGTCCGCGGCAGGCAAGACGGCGCTGATGGATGCCGTTCTCACGGTCATGCCCGACGAAGCGGTGGTAAAGTACTCCGCGCTGACTGGCCAAGCGCTCTTCTATCTCGGCGAAGGCGATCTGCGTCACAAGATTCTGGCGCTGGTCGAAGAAGAAGGCGCGCAGCGGGCAGCATACGCGCTCAAGCTGTTGCAGAGTGAAGGCGAACTCACCATTGCGTCGACCACCAAAGACCCACAAACGGGCGATCTCAAGACCAAGCCCTATACGGTCCAAGGGCCGGTGATGCTGTTTCTCACCACCACGGCAGCGGAACTCAATGACGAGTTGCAGAATCGCTGTCTGACGCTCACGGTCAATGAAGACCGGGAACAGACCCGGGCCATTCATCGCCAACAACGTGAGCAGTACACGCTCGATGGCGTCTTTGCCAGTGAGACGCGACAGGCCATTCGTGCACTGCATCAGCATGCGCAGCGCTTGCTCCAACCCTTGCGCGTGGTCAATTGCGTATTTCACTCCAGGTCTGCCACTGATTTCACTCGAATCCTGCCACCCATTTCACTCCAAGTCTGCCACTGA
- a CDS encoding DUF2281 domain-containing protein yields the protein MTRCWPPRAKGEDVPMTTLEQIQAQVQALSAPLQQEVLDFVEYLRLKQTLSEGSRTQQDAAWTTEMRALVEEFRQSAAEYSAAEIDQIVDEAVEAVRRESTQRQPKTRR from the coding sequence GTGACGCGGTGCTGGCCACCGCGAGCGAAAGGAGAAGACGTCCCGATGACCACCCTCGAACAGATTCAAGCACAGGTCCAAGCCTTGTCGGCCCCCTTACAACAAGAGGTACTCGACTTTGTCGAATATCTCCGGCTCAAACAAACGCTGTCCGAAGGCTCCCGCACGCAGCAGGATGCGGCCTGGACCACGGAGATGCGGGCGCTGGTGGAGGAGTTTCGCCAGAGTGCCGCAGAGTATTCGGCAGCAGAGATTGATCAGATTGTCGATGAGGCAGTGGAGGCGGTGCGGCGTGAGAGCACCCAACGGCAACCCAAAACGCGCCGCTAG
- a CDS encoding type II toxin-antitoxin system HicB family antitoxin translates to MATVPELPGAVTQGKTMPEARAMVKEAVELLLESYREQAAKEAPMTTVWEALSIEIPSS, encoded by the coding sequence ATGGCCACGGTGCCGGAGTTACCCGGCGCGGTGACCCAGGGCAAGACGATGCCCGAGGCACGAGCGATGGTCAAGGAGGCCGTGGAACTGCTGCTCGAAAGCTATCGCGAGCAGGCCGCGAAGGAAGCACCGATGACGACGGTGTGGGAAGCGTTGAGCATCGAGATTCCGTCGTCATGA
- a CDS encoding putative toxin-antitoxin system toxin component, PIN family has product MRPGPRRCGRWWRSFARVPQSIRQQRLIRLSMRQWRRCGVRAPNGNPKRAARRLRAVLDTNVVLSGLFSRGTLTATLQDLWFAQAFLLISSPALLRELAHVLTSPHLQRRFPNAPDRLRRFVQMAYRKAILTQDLYVTDRLTMDPTDNKFLAAALEGQADYIVSRDPHLLTLKHFHTIQIVEPPAFVRAVRQQQRNRE; this is encoded by the coding sequence ATGCGGCCTGGACCACGGAGATGCGGGCGCTGGTGGAGGAGTTTCGCCAGAGTGCCGCAGAGTATTCGGCAGCAGAGATTGATCAGATTGTCGATGAGGCAGTGGAGGCGGTGCGGCGTGAGAGCACCCAACGGCAACCCAAAACGCGCCGCTAGGCGACTACGGGCCGTGCTTGATACCAATGTGGTGCTCAGCGGGCTGTTCAGCCGCGGGACGCTCACGGCCACACTGCAAGACTTGTGGTTTGCGCAAGCGTTTCTGTTGATCTCCTCGCCCGCTCTGCTGCGCGAACTCGCCCATGTCTTAACCTCGCCCCATCTCCAACGCCGCTTTCCCAATGCCCCGGACCGCTTACGTCGCTTCGTGCAGATGGCGTACCGTAAAGCGATTCTGACGCAAGACTTGTACGTCACCGATCGTCTCACCATGGATCCCACCGATAACAAGTTCTTGGCGGCGGCCTTGGAAGGTCAGGCCGACTACATCGTCTCCCGTGATCCCCATCTCCTCACCCTCAAACACTTCCACACCATCCAAATCGTCGAGCCTCCCGCCTTCGTCAGAGCTGTCCGCCAACAGCAACGGAACAGGGAGTGA